The genomic window CCTCGCCGCCTTCCTCACCAACGTCGTGCGCGCGCCACGGTGGGCGCGGGAGCGCGATCGCCAAATGACGGCACTGGCCGCGCACGCAATGCATCTGCTCTCGCATCCCGCGGTCCCGCCCCCCTCTACGCGCGAGAAGCCGTGAGGATGGACAGCCCGGGGCCGACATGGCCTTCGGGAGATGAAAACCGTGTTCGCGGCGCGCACTGGCCACTACGTGTTGCAGGGGCCCTGCAGCGGAGCACGCGAGAGCCGGTCGCGCATCACGAGTTCCCCTGCACGGCAGTACGTGCACGGTCCCCTACGTGCCAAGGGAGTCGGATAGATTGTCCCCGCGTGCCGAAGCAGGCTCCGTACCTTCCATCGCGTACGCCCCGAACGGCCCGCCGACTCTCGCTCGTGCCTTTTTCCGGTACCCTTCATCGCCCACGGTCGACGGGATTTCCTGGCAGGCGTCCTAATCCGGCTTCACTGGTCACTCCGGTACTTTGACTCGCTCGGCGCTGCACGAGAATGGACCGTCTCGTCGACACACACCGACGGCGGAGGTGAAGAACTCCACGTGCATTCCACTACCTCCGTCGCTATGTCACGCTTCGGGTATGCGGGTGTTGGTCATCGGTGCAGGCGCCGGTCGGTTCACTCAGAAGTGCTCGCGACGCTGGGCGCGTCGGTCACGGTCGCGGATCTTTCGCCGGTGCAGTTGTCCCTGTGGGCAGGCAGCAGCACGCGGCGGAGCACGCGTTTGCGCACGCGGTAACCGACTGGGTGATGGCGGACATCTCTGCGACCTGTCTGCGTTCCCCGATGAAGCGTTCGACGCCCGTCGTGTGCTGGCGGCCCGCTCGGCTACGTGTTCGAACGGCGGCAGGGAGGCGCTCGTGAGTTGCGTCAGTGACCACCTGGGGCTATCTCTTACCGAGCGTGATGTGCCTGTGGGGATCGATTCGAAGCTGCCCGGTGTCTTGGCCACGGATGCATGGAGAACGCGCGCATCATCGCGACCGGGGAACTGCGCCTAAGTGCCGATGACGGCACGCGACATCAAAGTGTCCTTGTACCGGGCACACGAGTTCCGGGTGCTCCTCGAAGCGGCGGGCTGCGAGCTACTGGCGCTCTCCGCATCCAATAGCCTGTCATCCGGCTGGGGCGCATCCGTTGGACGATTCAGGCTGACGCGGCAAGAGTGGGAGAACTACTCGGCATGGGGGCCGGGGCTGGTGCGCAAGCAGGCTCCTGGACCTCGGCGCGCCTCATCGCCGTCATCCGGCGTCCAGTGGCCCTAACACCCCAGATTGGCACTCTCGGTGCTTCGGCACGTTCACCACGGACGTGCGAGCAGGCTCTGATAGAGACTCTACTGGAGATGTAGCTAACAGTACGTTGCCTTCCACCCGGGCCGCTGCGCTCACGCGCGGCCAAGTCGGTGCAGACCTGCCCTCTGCTCCCTCCTCCATCGTCAGCGCATGGCCGCCACCGGCGGCTGCGCGTTGCAGTGTCGTCCTCGACCACGCTCCGTGACGGCGCCGTCGGCGCGCTATTCTCCGCAGGGCGCAGACGGCGCATTAGGGGGAACCGCCATCACGTCACCACGCGGAAGAACGTCTGCGCCATACGCGCGAGGCGCCGAGGGGGCTATGTCGATCCTGTTCTCCGCCAAGTCCGTCGATTCCGGTGGGCTGTCGCGCGTCTCGCCCGACGGCTTCACGCTCGACTTGCGCCGTGCGGTGGGCGAGCGTGGAGCACTACTGTCCAGGCCCGGAATTTCGCCGGGACGGCCGGTCGCCATGCGTACCCGCCGGGCGGTCACGTTGGGCGCGCAAGACGGGGGCACGATCGGTCGCTGCTCCTGGCTGTGTACCGCACGGGAGTCACCGCCACGCGGGAGCGCGGAAAATTATCGTCGCGCTGCAGGCGGCGCTGCCGAAGCACCTGGCCGCCGATCAGGCGGCACCTTGATACGGCTCCAGCACGGCAGCGCATCGGCTCAGGGGCCAGATTTGCGGTGGCACTGCTGACCGATCGACTCGCCAGCGCTCGGGACTCCCGCAGGTACGTCACGCGGGCGAGACCTCCCGCGACGGGCAGATCGCACTGAAGCCGATCCGCGACTCGCGCAGGTGGGTCACGCGGCGTCGCGCCACGATGGGCCTCCCGCCGATGACGGAGTATCTGCGCGTGCTCGTTCGGTGTATTTGGCCGGATCCCGCGATGACTCGCGCGGACCACCCGCCCACCCTGCGCCGCTTCAAACGGCGCAGTGTCCGGAAGCAGGCAGCGCGCGCGTGTGTTGAAGCGCGCCGGAGCAGCGCTGGCGCGTCGAGCTCCAAAACAACAATTCACTCGCGGCGAACGCCGGTTCGTTCAAAGCCCACTACCTCATACGGCGGCGACTACAGACCGTAGCCCCGAGCGCGCACCGGCAGGGACCACCGAATCGCCGCGGCGACTCCGGGTGGTAAGCCCGTGCTGGCGCTGAACTTCCTCCCCGGCGTCGCCACGGTCGCCGCTGGTCGGTGTGCTCCACCCGGCGATCAGGTCGCTCCGATGGCCGCCGGTGGTGGCGCTACACCGTGCGCGATCCGGACTCCGTGACGCTCGGCGAGGTCGCGGTGCTCGCCCGGCAGGCGCAACGCCTGTCCAGTACGTGGGATCCGCGCCGCGCCGTCGCCCTCACGGCGCTCTCCCTTCCCGCGCGGCCGTGATGCCGATCGTGGTTCATCCTCGTCGCCGCCGGTCTGGCGGCGCTCCTCAATCCGGTGGCAAGCACGATCGAAAGTGCCTGCGCGCCTCGCGCACGTAGTACAAGGGGTGGCTCACCGCCGACACCGATGCCACGACGGTGGCAACCTACGGGCTCACAGCCGTGATGGTCGCCCTGTCGTTCAACTTCCTGATCGATGTCATCGGCCAACCCGTACGAGGAGGCTCTACTGGAAGGAGTTACCTCATGCAGGCGGATCCCCGCCCGCGTCGCGCTTCAGCCGGTCGCACTCGCGATCCTCTTCGCGGCGCAGCATTTCTGGCAGCCAGGTGAGTTCCTGCTGGTCGCGCCCCTCCAGGCCGCGATCGGCAGCCACGCCCAGAGGACGGAACTCGCTGACCGTGGCCATCTGGACCCACTGGCTTGCCAATGGCGTCGTGACCGTCACCCACGATCCGTGAAGTACTCGCCTGAACAGGCAGGGGGCGGATTGGTTCCCACGATCACCCTTGCCTCAGCCACAGTCTCCCGCAAGGAAGGAGCGCCTCGCATGACCAAAGTCACGCCGTTTTCTGATGTTCAACGATCAGCTCGACGCGGCGATCGCGTTCTACACCGCCACCTTTCCTGACTCTGAAGTGCGGAACGTCGCCCGCACCGGCACGGATGGGCCGATCGTCTCTGCCGAGTTCGTTGTTGGCGGTCAAGTCTTCATGGGCTGCAACGGAGGTCCGTACTTCGCGTTCTCCGAAGGCTTCTCGCTGTATGTTGACTGCGAAGATCAGGCCGGAGTCGAGAAGGTGAAGGCCGTGATGGACGCCATGATGACGATGGTGAAGCTCGACGTGGCGGCGCTCGAGCGGGCCTACGATGAGGCGTAGCAGTCGTCCCACCTGTCCGGAGAACGAGGTGCCGGCATTTCGAACGATCGGCGGGGATCGCGCCGACGCGGGGCTGACCAACATGGAAACCACGATGACGGACGTGAATCAGGGGCGGATTCGAGTTCAACGACTGTCGGCTGTCGTCGCCCTCGTGTTTGGCCTCATGACGCTCGGAGCGGGAGTCAGCGTGCTCGCTGGACGCGACCCGGGCTACCTGGTGTATCGACCGCTCCTGCTCTTCAACACGTGCATGGGACTCGGCTACGTGGCCGCTGGGATGCTCGCGTGGCGTCGCGCGATCGCTGGCCGGATTGCTTCGCTGCTGATCGTCGGTCTCAACGCGCTCGTACTGGCTCGTGTCCTGTATCTCTACCGTGTGGGCGGTGTGGTCGCGCTCGACAGCGTGCGCGCGATGTTCTTGCGGACTGGTGTCTGGCTTGCGCTCTTCCTTCTCCTCTGGTGGGCCGGCAGCCGCCGCCACGCTGCCTAACGGGGAGTGCTGCGGGCAGCGGGACGGTCGACATAGCATCGTCCCGCCCTCCCAGCATTCTGAGAAGGCAGGTTACCAGGTGTCCCGCGATTCCGGTTTGATCGGCATTGCGATCTTCCTCGCGCCAGTCATCGAGGAGATCTCCCGCCGCGGCTGCGGTCATCGCGGGGGGAAGCGGATACCTCGCCCGCGCGCTTCCCCGCAGCAGCACGACCCTACCGCTTGACCCAGTCGGCGGAGGCCAGCGGGAACTGCATCGCGACGACCTTGCCGCTGGTGCCGATCTTGAAGGTCACCGGCATCTTCCCCATGATCGCATCGTTCATCGTCGCGACAAATGAGTCGAAGTGGAAATGCTCGAGCTCACCGACGATCGCGCTCTTGTCGTACTTGATGAAGAGCTTCCCGCCGTCCAACCGTACGGTGGCCGTTCCCATGAAGCTGTCCGTGTAGGTCCCGGCGTATGCCTCGAGCGGAAGCGACGGCTTGGTCCCCTCGACCTTGACCGGAGGCTTCGCGGCGGCCCGACGCCGCGCCTGGTCGGCCTGCTCGGCCGCGTAGTACTCGGCGTTGTAGTCCTTGGCTGGGGATATCCCCAGGAGCCGATCGAAGGCGTTGGCCATCAACGGGAGGGTGACGTCGGACTGGTTCATGTTGGTGAGGATGACCATCCCGATCCTGCTTTCGGGGAGGAATCAACCATGGCCGCCATCCCGTCGATGTTGCCGCCGTGGTTCACCCAGCGCTGGCCGCGAAGTCCTCGACAAACCGAAGCCGTAACCCAAGAAAGCGGGGCGACATCAGGCGGGCGATCATGTCTGGATCATCGACGGTGAACTGCGGGGCCGTCGCCTCGCGCACCATCGCGTCGCTCAGCAATCGCTTCCCCTCGAAGGAGCCGTTGTTGATCCACAAGCGGAGCCACTGTGCCATGTCGGCAGCGTTGGAGTTGATCGACCCGGCTGCCCCCGCGTTGTCGATGTTCCGATACGGGATCGCCGTGACCACACCGCCGAGTTCCGCGTGTGGGGTGGCGACGTTCGGATTGCCTGTCAGCTCCCGCACCGACGTGTTGGACGACGTCATGCGGAGGGGAGCGAAGATCCGGGACTTGATCAGGTCGTCCCAGCTCTGTCCCGTCACCGCGTGCGCCACTTCACCGGCGGTGATGTACATCAGGTTCTGGTACTGGAAGTGCGAGCGAAAGCTGGTGGTCGGCGCGAGTCGTCGGATCGACCGGACGATGTCCTCCCGGCTGTTCGTGGTGGCATACCAGATGTTGTCTCCGCGGCTCATCCCGCTGCGATGCAGCAGGAGATCGCGCACCGTGATCTCGCGCGTGACCCACGGGTCGTACATCTCGAACCACGGGAGGTACTCGGTCACGCGATTGTCGAAGCGGACTCTCCCCTCGTCGGCGAGCATCTCGAGCGTTGCGGCGGTGAAGGCCTTCGAGGAGGAGCCGATCGCGAACATCGTCTGGGCGTTCACCGAGTCGGTCCCGCCGACCGTGCGGACGCCGTAGCCCTTGAGCATGATCACCGAGTCGCCCCGGACAGCCGCAATCGCGAGCCCCGGCACCTTCCACTGCTTCATCGCCGCCATGACGTACTGGTCGAATCCGGCCAGCGGGTTCTTCGTGGCGGCGCGCGTCTGGGCGTCCGCCGACGTGGTCCACGGCGCGACGAGGGTGAACGCGAGAATGGCAAACCACGAGAGGGGAAAGCCGGGTGAGCGTCGTCCGTGCGTCATGCGGTCGTGTCCGTAAGGGGTCGAGTCCTGTCACATCGCGGGCGCCATTGAGACTACCTCTCGAGATCGCATCGTGCCAACGTTCGGCCGCAACTCAACCTGGCCTTCGGTCGCACTTCCACCCGATTGCTCATGTCCCTGCGTCTGCTACTCGCCGTGACGCTCTACGCGCTGGCCTCCTGGTCCTCCGTCGGTCTTGCACAAGTCACGCGTGACAGCGCCGGGGTGCGCCTCGCCACCTATTCCCGGAAAGCGAAGCCGCGCGCGACCTGGAGCCTGAGCGCACAGCCCCTTCTTGAACTCGATGTGACCGACGACCCCGCGAGCGAGTTTGCAGCGGTGCGTGGTGTGGTGCGTCTCGCGGATGGCGGCGTGGCCGTCGCGAACGGCGCCAGCAACGAGATCCGCGTGTTCTCACGCGATGAGCGGTTCGTGCGTGCGTTGGGACGGGCGGGGAGCGGCCCCGGTGAGTTTCGCCGGATCACCCGACTGCTGCGGCGGGGCGACACGCTGGTCGGCGTCGACGGGGACTCGCGCGCCCATGTCTTCGAGCCATCCGGCCGCTTGGTTCGTAGCCTGCGACCGGCGCGCCGCGCCGGGAGTCGCACCCCGCAACGCATCGGTCTTGGCGCGGGCGCGACGTCCTACGTACTCGTCACGGATGGCGCGCCGATGGCCGAGCGTGAGCGCCAGATCATCTTCTACACGCTCACGGTGGCCGACGCCGCGGGCGACTCGCTGCTCCCCCTTGTCACGATGCCCGGATACCGGACAAGCCCGATCAACGGCACCCCCGCCCGTCAGCTGCTCGAGGCAGAAGGCGTGGTCGCCGCGTCCGACTCCAGCGCGTGCGCCGGATACTCTGATCGGCTGTTGCTCACCTGCTACGGGCCCACGGGGCGTGCGCGCGTCCGCATCAGCCGCGACATCGCGCCGCGCGCGATTCGCGAGGAGGAGCGCGCCCTGGTGCGTCAGGCGTACCTCGACGCCAACCGGGACGCCCCGCCGGCCGTACGCCAGCAGATGACGACGGCGGTGCAGGCGTTCCCATTCGCGAGCACCGCTCCCGCCTTCAGTCGTCTCGTGTTCGGGCCCGATGGTGAGTTGTGGGTCGGTCCCTTTGATCCCGGCTTCAGCTTGCCGGGTCCCGGGGCGCCCTCGCCCCACGACGCCGCAGACGTGGAGCGTGTTCGCACCGGACGGTACGTGGCGGGCCGAGGTGACGCTCCGCGGCGGTTTGCGCCGTTCGAGTTCGGGCGCGACTATGTGGCCGGTGTCGCGTTCGATGCCGATGACGTCGAACGCGTGGTCGTGTGGGGCGTGCGTCGTTAGGGTGCTCGCCTGATGAGGCCGCAACAGATGCTGGAGGCTCAAGGATCCCCATGGTGAAACGCGCCGGCGTGACCGTGCTGCTGGTCATCTTGTAGGCCGCCGGGATTCTCGGTGGCGCACTCTTTGGCTGGTGGCGGCGACCGCTTGCGCCCACGGATGATCCGCGCCTTCATGCAAGCCGCCATCCCCATCATCAACGCGGGGAATCGTGCCAACACTGCCGTCATCCTGATCAGGAGAGGCGCCATCGGCGCTGAGTTCTATTCCGCGAGTCGCGACTCCATCGACCGAAATAGCGTCTTCGCCACCGCGTCCTTGAGCAAGTGGATCACGGCACATGCCGTCATGAAGCTGGTGGAGCAAGGCAAGCTGGAGCTCGATCGACCGGTTGAGGGCTACCTCACGCGATGGCACCTTCCATCGACCGCGTTCGATTCGCGTGAAGTCACCGCGCGGCGACTTCTCAGTCACACGGCCGGGCTGACCGATGGCCTTGGCTTCGGGGACTATCGACGAGACGAGGCCCTTCCAACATTGGAGGAGGCGCTGGCCGCGCCTCGGGCATCCAGCGGCCGCCCTTCTCGCCCATCGCCGTGGGGATCCAGCCAGGCTCTCAGTTTCGGTACTCGGGCGGTGGCTACTTGCTGCTCGAGCTGCTGGTGGAAGAACTCTCGGGAGAGCGGTTCGACACCTTCGTCACTCGCGAGGTGCTCCACCCCCTCGGCATGACGCGCTCGGGATACGCCGACCTTTCTGCAACGACCAACTCGGCCAAGTCATACTACGCCGACGGCCGGCCAGCACCGATCTACCAGTACGCGTCACGGGCAGCGACGGGGTTCACTACGTCTGCCAGCGACATGGTCAAGTTGGTCCTGGCGCAGCTGCGAACGGTCGAGGGGAGCCCACTCGCCAGGACGACGCTCGAGTCGATGCGCATCGCCGAGGCACGATCGATGGGCGCCGACCTCT from Gemmatimonadota bacterium includes these protein-coding regions:
- a CDS encoding VOC family protein, with product MFNDQLDAAIAFYTATFPDSEVRNVARTGTDGPIVSAEFVVGGQVFMGCNGGPYFAFSEGFSLYVDCEDQAGVEKVKAVMDAMMTMVKLDVAALERAYDEA
- a CDS encoding DUF3471 domain-containing protein is translated as MVILTNMNQSDVTLPLMANAFDRLLGISPAKDYNAEYYAAEQADQARRRAAAKPPVKVEGTKPSLPLEAYAGTYTDSFMGTATVRLDGGKLFIKYDKSAIVGELEHFHFDSFVATMNDAIMGKMPVTFKIGTSGKVVAMQFPLASADWVKR
- a CDS encoding beta-lactamase family protein, producing the protein MTHGRRSPGFPLSWFAILAFTLVAPWTTSADAQTRAATKNPLAGFDQYVMAAMKQWKVPGLAIAAVRGDSVIMLKGYGVRTVGGTDSVNAQTMFAIGSSSKAFTAATLEMLADEGRVRFDNRVTEYLPWFEMYDPWVTREITVRDLLLHRSGMSRGDNIWYATTNSREDIVRSIRRLAPTTSFRSHFQYQNLMYITAGEVAHAVTGQSWDDLIKSRIFAPLRMTSSNTSVRELTGNPNVATPHAELGGVVTAIPYRNIDNAGAAGSINSNAADMAQWLRLWINNGSFEGKRLLSDAMVREATAPQFTVDDPDMIARLMSPRFLGLRLRFVEDFAASAG
- a CDS encoding beta-lactamase family protein; amino-acid sequence: MIRAFMQAAIPIINAGNRANTAVILIRRGAIGAEFYSASRDSIDRNSVFATASLSKWITAHAVMKLVEQGKLELDRPVEGYLTRWHLPSTAFDSREVTARRLLSHTAGLTDGLGFGDYRRDEALPTLEEALAAPRASSGRPSRPSPWGSSQALSFGTRAVATCCSSCWWKNSRESGSTPSSLARCSTPSA